Proteins from a single region of Salinisphaera sp. T31B1:
- the sppA gene encoding signal peptide peptidase SppA yields MAKNRSLLRRLFSGIWRTIALVYALLLIVVLLVVPVGVYLAFFSSAPVNVPQGGALVWTPTGDLVEQRDSSVTSILGSLVSEPTQQSVVRSLVESLDRAADDPRIKIAFLKLDELGAAQPGQLQDLVAAIDRFKRSGKPVVAWAPSYDQAQYELASHADTIYLDPLGYVFIPGYGAYRNYYKDALDKLGVTINVFRVGKYKSYVEPYTRNDMSPEARADNQLWLNSLWTIYRDEVTAARDAGPADIDAYIDGFSDTLVSLGGDAARMAAQAGLVDKVASLEQVRQAMRDQVGTDEAHGSFRQINQVDYLGATDADRAAPRTDSRIAVVVVEGAIVDGESVPDSAGGDTIARMIADARRDDHVAALLMRVNSPGGSVTASERIRREIELTRQAGKPVVVSMAGVAASGGYWISMNADQIWAEPSTVTGSIGIFAVIPTFEQPLDKLGIHTDGVGTTPLSGALRLDQPLSEPVKTMLQAGVDHGYEQFVGRVAEARNLEPDAVERIAQGRVWSGADAARIGLVDQLGDFVGAEQAAAELAGLKDGDYGLQPMQPPANWQTALREFMSSHVSSAIMPAWLARVADDQSLGWLQHGLNDPRHLYAHCFCSLDGGQSLRRIDAAPDVE; encoded by the coding sequence GTGGCCAAAAATCGTTCGCTCTTGCGGCGCCTGTTTTCCGGCATCTGGCGCACCATCGCTCTGGTGTATGCGCTATTGCTCATCGTCGTGCTGCTGGTCGTGCCGGTCGGTGTGTATCTGGCTTTTTTCAGCAGTGCACCGGTCAACGTGCCCCAGGGCGGGGCGCTCGTATGGACGCCGACCGGCGATCTGGTCGAACAACGCGACAGCAGCGTCACCAGCATCCTCGGTTCGCTGGTTTCCGAGCCGACCCAGCAATCGGTGGTGCGTAGCCTGGTCGAATCGCTGGATCGCGCGGCTGACGACCCGCGGATCAAGATCGCTTTTCTCAAGCTCGACGAGTTGGGTGCCGCTCAGCCGGGTCAGCTGCAGGATCTGGTGGCGGCCATCGACCGCTTCAAACGCTCCGGCAAGCCGGTCGTTGCCTGGGCGCCGTCGTATGATCAGGCCCAGTATGAACTGGCCAGTCATGCCGACACGATCTATCTGGATCCGCTGGGATATGTATTCATTCCCGGATACGGCGCCTATCGCAACTACTACAAGGACGCGCTCGACAAGCTGGGTGTGACCATCAACGTCTTCCGCGTGGGCAAGTACAAATCCTACGTAGAACCTTATACACGCAACGATATGTCGCCGGAGGCACGGGCCGACAACCAGCTGTGGCTGAACTCACTGTGGACGATTTATCGCGACGAGGTCACCGCCGCACGTGATGCCGGCCCGGCCGATATCGATGCCTATATCGACGGGTTTTCGGACACCCTCGTCTCGCTGGGTGGCGATGCCGCGCGCATGGCTGCGCAGGCGGGCCTGGTGGACAAGGTCGCCTCGCTTGAGCAGGTACGCCAGGCCATGCGCGATCAGGTCGGAACTGACGAAGCCCATGGCAGTTTCCGCCAGATCAACCAGGTCGACTATCTGGGCGCAACCGATGCCGATCGCGCCGCGCCGCGTACCGACAGCCGTATCGCCGTGGTCGTCGTCGAAGGCGCGATCGTTGATGGCGAGAGCGTGCCCGATTCGGCCGGAGGCGATACGATCGCCCGGATGATCGCCGATGCGCGGCGCGACGACCATGTCGCGGCCCTGTTGATGCGGGTGAACTCGCCGGGCGGCTCGGTGACTGCCTCCGAACGCATTCGCCGCGAAATCGAGCTCACCCGTCAGGCGGGCAAGCCGGTCGTGGTGTCCATGGCCGGGGTGGCTGCGTCGGGCGGATACTGGATTTCGATGAACGCCGATCAGATATGGGCCGAACCGTCGACAGTGACGGGGTCGATCGGCATATTCGCGGTGATTCCCACGTTCGAGCAACCGCTCGACAAACTCGGCATACATACCGACGGCGTCGGCACCACGCCGCTATCCGGAGCGCTGCGGCTGGATCAACCGCTGTCGGAGCCGGTCAAGACGATGCTGCAGGCTGGCGTCGATCATGGCTATGAGCAGTTTGTCGGCCGGGTTGCCGAGGCGCGCAATCTCGAGCCGGATGCGGTGGAACGGATCGCTCAGGGCCGGGTCTGGAGTGGCGCGGATGCAGCACGGATCGGCCTGGTCGACCAGCTCGGCGATTTCGTCGGCGCCGAACAGGCCGCCGCCGAGCTGGCGGGTCTGAAGGACGGCGACTACGGGCTGCAGCCGATGCAGCCGCCCGCCAACTGGCAGACTGCGTTGCGCGAGTTCATGTCGTCGCACGTCAGCTC